One Desulfarculaceae bacterium DNA window includes the following coding sequences:
- the aroF gene encoding 3-deoxy-7-phosphoheptulonate synthase, protein MIIQLKASARSGGLEKLVSQLAGDGVPRERLDIFSGDTYTLVGIKGDASKLNLDKYQALDYVLTVHRISDPFKELSRQFHPDDTVVELRNGHRVGKDLSIIAGPCAIESREQLFRTAELVAAAGANILRGGAFKPRTIHRSFQGLGEEGLKLLAEAREAVGLPVVSEIMDARDIPLFLKYDIDIWQVGARNCLNYTFLDALSQVPHPKPVLLKRGDHVSVNELLGAALRLYEGNQEVILCERGDKTADRVHRNVLNLNNVSYLKHHYHLPVIVDPSHGTGVRELVVDLGMAGLAAGADGLIVEVHHQPEKALCDGAQSLNQEFGDMVPLASTIWQARAALGASQAAQCAALGSAAACCA, encoded by the coding sequence ATGATCATCCAATTGAAGGCAAGCGCGAGAAGCGGCGGACTGGAAAAACTGGTCTCCCAACTGGCCGGGGACGGGGTTCCCCGGGAGCGGCTGGACATCTTCTCCGGCGACACCTACACCTTGGTGGGCATCAAGGGGGACGCCAGCAAGCTGAACCTGGACAAGTACCAGGCCCTGGACTACGTGCTCACCGTGCACCGCATCTCCGACCCCTTCAAGGAGCTGAGCCGCCAGTTCCACCCGGACGACACCGTGGTGGAGCTAAGGAACGGGCATCGGGTGGGCAAGGACCTGAGCATCATCGCCGGGCCCTGCGCCATCGAGAGCCGGGAGCAGCTTTTCCGCACCGCCGAGCTGGTGGCCGCCGCCGGGGCCAACATCCTCAGGGGCGGGGCCTTCAAGCCGCGCACCATTCACCGCAGCTTTCAGGGCCTGGGCGAGGAGGGGCTCAAGCTCCTGGCCGAGGCGCGCGAGGCGGTCGGCCTGCCCGTGGTCTCGGAGATCATGGACGCCCGCGACATCCCCCTGTTCCTGAAGTACGACATCGACATCTGGCAGGTGGGGGCGCGCAACTGCCTGAACTACACCTTCCTGGACGCCCTGAGCCAGGTGCCCCATCCCAAGCCGGTGCTGCTCAAGCGGGGCGACCACGTGTCCGTCAACGAGTTGTTGGGCGCCGCGCTTCGGCTCTACGAGGGCAACCAGGAGGTGATTCTTTGCGAGCGCGGCGACAAGACCGCCGACCGGGTGCACCGCAACGTGCTCAACCTGAACAACGTCTCCTACCTCAAGCACCACTACCATTTGCCGGTGATCGTGGACCCCAGCCACGGCACCGGGGTGCGTGAGCTGGTGGTGGACCTGGGCATGGCCGGGCTGGCCGCCGGGGCCGACGGCCTGATTGTGGAGGTGCATCACCAGCCGGAAAAGGCCCTGTGCGACGGAGCCCAGAGCCTGAACCAGGAGTTCGGGGACATGGTGCCCCTGGCCTCCACCATCTGGCAAGCGCGGGCCGCCCTGGGCGCGAGCCAGGCCGCCCAGTGCGCCGCCCTGGGCTCGGCCGCCGCCTGCTGCGCCTGA